The Thunnus thynnus chromosome 1, fThuThy2.1, whole genome shotgun sequence nucleotide sequence TGCGACACACCTCGTCATACCACTTTCCTTGTGCACCCACTGAAAGAGCaacacagctctctctcttcGTTCCTGTGGGCTGCTTCTTGGAGCGGTCCCAGTTGAAGTAGCTGATGGGCTGGCTGTTGACATCAACATACTGGCCTTCTTTCACTATGTCTGCCACGCCAATCCAGAAGTCCTTGGATCCTGGAGCACTCCTCTTTGCATAGTCTCTCAGTTCATTGTTTTCCATCATGTCTCGCGGCGTTGCAAGTGTTCCTCCTTGTGCAATGCAGTCTTCATTTGCTTCATGGTAATGCTTGGGCTCCTCAATTGTAAGATAACACTTCCTGTGAGCTTTGATGCCAcggagacagactgaaaacagaaggCATTTGTTTCATGAATATATTTGAATTGTAAAGTCACTATATAATATAGAAAGTGTTCAAAAATAGGTTTAGTTTCCTCTTGAATTAGCAAATAATCATTATGGAGATTATCATACATGTTTTGACATTCTCTGGGGCTATAAATGGTCTATTATTAACATTCCTCCCCCCTGCACAACTCAACGTTTGACTGTACACTTTAATAGCTGAAATCAGtgctgctgccctctgctggagaCTCAGCAAACCAAAAAGTTCAAAATCTGTTATGGCACCATTTATCTCACAACAACGTCCACACTCCTGCAATATGGATCAGTGCCTAAATCAGTAAACAATTTCTAcagaatctaatctaatctccCAGTTTAATTACTCATCTCTTCTCTGTGTCACTTTAGTATTTAATCAGcctttatttgtgtatttagtGAGAGCGGTACCTGTCTGCAACGCCTGCATCTCTTTCAGGGAATTCACCTCCTGCCAAAGCCTGCCAAGCTGGGACTTCACGTcatcttcctctgcagctgcatCTCAATGgagaagcaagaaaa carries:
- the clec3a gene encoding tetranectin-like protein isoform X1; the encoded protein is MARLALSVFLVLCFSLLHFSSSRPSRTRKAMSPRQSDAAAEEDDVKSQLGRLWQEVNSLKEMQALQTVCLRGIKAHRKCYLTIEEPKHYHEANEDCIAQGGTLATPRDMMENNELRDYAKRSAPGSKDFWIGVADIVKEGQYVDVNSQPISYFNWDRSKKQPTGTKRESCVALSVGAQGKWYDEVCRSLKKYICEYVIP
- the clec3a gene encoding tetranectin-like protein isoform X3 — encoded protein: MARLALSVFLVLCFSLLHFSSSRPSRTRKAMSPPAEEDDVKSQLGRLWQEVNSLKEMQALQTVCLRGIKAHRKCYLTIEEPKHYHEANEDCIAQGGTLATPRDMMENNELRDYAKRSAPGSKDFWIGVADIVKEGQYVDVNSQPISYFNWDRSKKQPTGTKRESCVALSVGAQGKWYDEVCRSLKKYICEYVIP
- the clec3a gene encoding tetranectin-like protein isoform X2 — protein: MARLALSVFLVLCFSLLHFSSSRPSRTRKAMSPRQSAAEEDDVKSQLGRLWQEVNSLKEMQALQTVCLRGIKAHRKCYLTIEEPKHYHEANEDCIAQGGTLATPRDMMENNELRDYAKRSAPGSKDFWIGVADIVKEGQYVDVNSQPISYFNWDRSKKQPTGTKRESCVALSVGAQGKWYDEVCRSLKKYICEYVIP